The DNA window ATCCAGCGGATCTCTTGTTGGATCGATTTTTGAATGGAGCGATCCCGCAGGAGTTGAAGTCCCCATCGTTCGAGATCCTTAAAATCCATGAGGTTTCGTTCCCGTTTCTTTGTCTCATAGGCCTCATGGAGTCTCTGCAGAACCGCCTCGCCATCGGTCTCCGCAAAGTGGAGTTCCTTTGTCAGCAATTCCATTGCCATTTTGGTTGATGTTGAAATTCCGAACCTCTCAACCCACTGGGTTATCTTCTTCTCCCCCTGCTGCAGTGCTTCTTGAATCGTTATGTGACAGGTTTTAAGCCTGAGAAGGTAGGCGATCGCCTCATCGATAATTTCAAAATCTGTTTTAAGATGAAGACGATTGCCGTGACGACGAAGAAGAGAGGCGAGATAGGAATGCATTGTCCCAATCGGCATTCTCTCAAGCTGTTCCAACGTCCTCTTCAACCGGGAAGAGAGGCGCCCTTTGAGCTCGGCTGCGGCCTTCTCGGTAAACGTCATGACAATAATTTGATCTAAAGGGATTTTTTTCTGCTCGTAGAGATAGGCGACCTTACGGACGAGGACCTCGGTCTTTCCGGAGCCGGGGGCGGCAATGATCACGGAGTCGCCCGGGTATACAACCGCCTCTTGTTGCTCCGTTGTCAGAGTGATCATTTTTCAACACACCCATCATGGGAAATAAGCCTATCGTGCAATGCTGATAACCTTAATGTCAAACGGGCTTGACCCCGCCGAAAATGGGGATCCGGAAATAGCGGTCAAGGCGCCGGTCGAGCTGTTGACAGTAAAGCCTGAAATATTGTTGCTTCCCGGATTCACAACATAGAGGAATTTGCCGGTCGGATCAAGCCTGACTCGCGTTGGTGTTGTGCCTCCTACCGCATAGGTGCTGATTTGTGTCAGGAAACCGTTTGAGGTGTTGATTGCAAAGGCGCGAAGGCCGTTGCTATCGTTGGTGTCGACGGTGTAAAGAAATTTACCGGTTGGGTCGATGGTTATATCACTGAGGCCCGCATTATCACCCAGATCAAGGTACTTTTCATTCGGAAGCTCTGAAGGGGAGAGATCGAGTTGATTGAGGGCGCCTGTAGAGGCATTGACTGAAAAACCCCAAATGGTACTGGTGCCATCATCAACAGCATAGAGAAAGTTGCCATCTGGTGTTATCGCCATGCCTCGTAGCGACATGACGTTGAGCGGATAGGGTGAACCGAAATATCGCGTCAAGGCACCCGTTGAGGAATTAATCTCAAAAATGGAGATATTTCCATCGTCATAGTTTGATACATAGAGAAACTTTCCATTCGGATGAACCACAGGCTCATAGGGGCTGTCGCATGTCGGCGAGTCCACAAAAGGAGAACCCGAGATCGGTGTTAAGGCGCAGGTTGTTCCGTTAATGCTGTAACCGGAGATATCGTCAGAGACATAATTTAACATATACAAAAAACTGCCGTTGGGAGTAACGGCGGAGCTCCATGGTGTTGTCCCTGTACTTGCCGATGACCCCTCCTCGAGGGCACCGGTCGAAGCAGTAATTGGCTTGATCAAGACCGAGCTGTTGTTCTGGTTGTTGACGTAGAGACATTGACTATTCGGAGTGATCGCTATCCTTTGGGGCACGGAACCGGCTCCGAAGGGAGAGCTGCTCAACGCGGTGAGGGCCCCTGTTGTCGCGTCCAAGCGGTATGCAGAAATATTATTACCCATTACGTTCGGTGCATAGGCAAAATAGAACGTATCGACTTGATTGTCATTCTGCTGTTGGACCCCCACCCCCCCGGCCGTATAGCTTCCCCCACAGCTTTCCAGGGTACCTCCACGGCCAAGACAACTCCGAAACGAGGTGTTTTCCCCGACGTTTTCAAAATCACTCTCAAGAACCCCACCCAGAGATGCAAAATTAGCTGAATCAGGATCAAAGGTCCCCCTCTCGAGTCCCTCCTCGACGTATTGATCAAAATAGCTCAGCTTATCCAGATCGAGTTCTCCATTCTCCTTGAGCATCCCGTTCCAACCTCCTACGGAATTGACAAGGCCTTCGAGTGACATGCCCCAATCTCTCCTCTGGTCCGGTGTCAGTGAGGCATCGATTCCGTTCATAAGGGTATAGAGCCCTTCAATTGGGGCGTCTGCTAGTTTACCATCACCTGCAAAGTAGAGATCAAAACTGTCGACGCCTTCGAGGAAGGCGGCAATCCCCTCCGGGGCATCCTGAAGGAGATCAAATTCTCCTGCATTCTGGTATTGTTCAACCAATCCAAGAAAGACCTTCATCCCCGTCCTCGAAAATGTCTTCTCGAGTGTCGTTGGGCTTGAGGAGGCAAGAATAACTCCGATGAGCGACTCGGTATAATTGAAGTTAGCTGAACTCTTGATAGAATCGCAGGCACTCCCGGAAGCGGTTGTCAAGGCGCTGAAACTCGAAACTGCCTCGACCCCGACATCGCTGGCCAGCTGAGTCCCAATAACCTCCTCCAAACCCTCCATGGCCTCTGCAGAATTCGAGTATCCGGAGGTACAGGCGGAGGCGTCCATTCCTGTTGTTGAAGAGGCAGCGGCACAGAGCTGTGAAATGGCGTTATTCGACAGCTCTCCAGAGAGGGCCTTCTTTATGACGCCAGACCAGCTCGAGTATCCCAAGCCGGCAGGTGTCACAGAGCCTCGGGCCATGACCCCCTGGATCATATCTTTCATAAGCCCCATATCATCCTGGAGTCCCTCACCAGTTCGATCCCCCTGATCTGAGGCGGTTTCCATGGCACGAAAATAACAGGCAGGGTCGAGAGAGGAGGCTGGTGTGCGGCAATCACCTCCCCAATCACACCCGATCTTTTTTTGAAGTGCCGCGGAGGCAAGTGTTGTCTCGATATCGGCTGTCCCGAGCGAAATCTGGCTGGTGTTTCCCTCCGTAATAGTCGCTTCGACATACGTTTCAATCTGAATTGTCCCTGTCTCATTGGTGGCAACGAGGATCAGTGAAGTTGTCCAGGTTGTGCCGGTGATTCCGCTTGGTTTTAATGATGAGAGATTTGGTGAGAGGACGAACGATCCGTTTGTAATAGCAGCAGTCCCAAGATTCGTCCCTTCGAGTGTGTAGAGGGTCCCGGTCAATCCTGAGGCGGCTGTTTGTGTCACTCCCTGTTTTGTCGGTTTACCGAGTTCAAGTCCCAGGATCGATAGTCTGCCCGAAGAACTTGTTGGAGAGTTGACAGTCGCTGTGATGGCGACCGTTGAAGTCGTTATAGCAGCGGTGCCAGGATCTCCTATGGTGCTTGAACAGCTGACAAGAGAGGCGCAAAGCGTGATGAGGGGCCCCCAACTTAAAAAGTAAGCAAGCCGTCTCCCCACGAGTCCCCCTGGGTAGAACTTCATTCCTTGTGCTGAAGCAATTATCGAACCAACAGAATAATAATATAAATATCTGATAATGCACTACTATTTTGTTTTAAAAATTGAAGGAATGGGTTTGTTTTAACCCTTTTGAGCGGCCAATTTTGACACCTGTTAGCAGTCTGTTGACAAAGGGGTTTGAAAGGATGTTGAGAAAGGTCCCAGATACGAGGCAGGCTGCTGAGGCGCGACGCAGGCGTACTTGCCGGTACGTAAGACAGAGACCGGTTTTGATATTGAATCTCCAGTTGTGCGAGGCACAGGTGACTGTTTCACCTCGGACCATGCCTTTGGAGAGCGGATACTCGGCATGGGGGCAGGCATCCTTGATCGCATAGAACTGACCGTCAAGATTGAAAACCGCTACCCTAAAGTTATTTAATACAACGGCCCTTGCCTTGCCGGGTGGAATCTCATCAATGGTACCGACAAAAACCTTTCCCCTTGTATCCGGGCTCTTTCTGCGTTTACGGGGGACATAGTCGACACCAAACGGTCGGGGCAGATTAATGCTGTGGCCCTCGGGATCTTCTTTCTTCTTCACTCAGCAAGAATAAACAGGCGAGAAAAAACTGGCAAGGGTCAATTAATTCGCAAGAAAGAGGAGGGACCCTTTTCCATAGAAGGTGCCGGCAACCGCCGCGGTCATGAGACAGGCAAGGGTGGCGGCAAGAAAGGAACGCATCGCAATCTGGGCGAGTGTAAGTGTCCTCTCCGGAACGAGCGCTGCTGTCCCGCCGACAAAAATGGCAACGCTGGAGAGGTGGGCAAACCCACAGAGGGCGTAGGCGGCAATCACCGCACTTCTCCCATCGTGGAGTGCCCCATGTGCCAGTAAATCGTTTAGATGTTGATAGGCCGGGATCTCCGTCAAAATCATCCGTTCGCCCAGGAGTCGGGCGATCTCCATCGCATCGGATGGGGGAACCCCAATGGCGAGGGATAACGGATAAAACGGATACGCCAGGATTGTTTCAAGGTGAATACCACCGATCGATCCGATCCCCATATTGAGAAGCCGCACCATTCCGAGAAAGGCAACAAGGAGGACGATAATTCCCATCACCAGTTTTCCTCCGGCCGTTGCCCCGTTGATAATTGCCTCCATCCAGTTTCCCTCCCGCTCATAATGGGGTTCAATCGAGGTCCCGAGTGTGATCGGTCTTTCCGTCTCCGGGAGAAGGATCTTGGACATGACAATGGAGGCGGGGGCCGAGATGAGGGAGGCGGAGATCAGGTGCCCGGCAATATTCGGAAAGTGGGATTGAAGAAGCAGGACGTAAATTCCCATCACACTGGAGGCGATTGTTGCCATGCCGGCCGTGAGAATCGTGTGAAGTTCCGATCGGGTCATCTGATTGAGGTAGGGCAGCACGGTTGTATTCGCCTCGATTCCGACAAAAATATTGCTGGTAGTACAGAGTGATTCGGCGCCGCTGATACCGAGCAGTTTAGTAAAAACCTTTGCAAACAGCTTGATGATAAACGGCATCACCCTGAAGTAATAGAGAAGACCCATAAGCGCCGAGAAGAAGATGATCGTCGGTAACGCCTGAAAGGCGAGGATGAAGCCGGGGCTTCCTTCCGTTCCGGGCGGGAGTCCCAGAGGGCCAAACACAAATTCAATACCTGCGGAGGACGCCTCAATGATTTTGACCGTGATATGACTCAAAAAAAGAAGGGCCTGGGTCCCCGGCGGGAAGAGAAAGACAAACGCCCCCATGGAAAACTGGAGGAGGAGACCGACAACCACTAATTTCAGGTTGACCCGCCTCCGGTCGGTCGAAAAAATCCAGGCGATGAATGCGAGCAGGAAGACGCCTGAAAGGCTGACAAGATTGTAAACTGACATCAACCCGCCTCCATATCATTTCCGCGGTTACCTGGACAAGAAAAATGCAAGAAACCGGGTAAGTTCCATTTTTGACTTTAAGAAGTTTTAGAGATAGGTTCGATCCAATTTCTATGGAGTTTTTTGAACTGCTCAAGCAAATTGTGAAGGCAGAGATACGCTTTGTCGTGGTCGGCGGCATTGCCGTCAATTTACATGGTATCGAGCGGCCTACAAAAGATATCGACCTGGTTGTTTATTTGGAAGAAAAAAATCTCCTCAAGTTTTTAAAGCTGATGGCAAAGCTCGACTTCCAGCCTAAAGTTCCGGTTGGTGCCACCGAATTTGCGGATCCCAAAAAACGTGCGGATTGGATAAAAAACAAGAATATGATTGTCTTCAGCTTCTGTCATTCAAGAGACATGATGAGGGTGATTGATGTCTTCGTGAAACATCCCCTGCCGTTTGGTCCGATGTATCGGAGGAAAGAAATGATTGTCGTTGATGACATTAAAATCCCTGTCATTTCAATCCTGGACCTGATAAAATTAAAACAAAAAGCCCGACGGGCCCAGGATAGGGCGGATATTGTTATGCTGCAAAAGGTCCTGAGGACCAGAAAAGAACTTTGAAAATGAAGGCGAAGAGAACCAATAAACGATTAGGGGGATTCCGGTATTTTCGGACCAAGGCTCAGATCCTTGATTACATGAAGGTGCCTGCCAAGAGAAAACTGCAATGGATTGAAGAGATGTACCAATTCAATCGTCGTGTCGCACGAGGGAATCCCACCATTGCCAAAATTCAGGAAAAATTCCGCCGGGGCGAGATTTAGAAAAAATATTGTCATGTCTTTTCTGGATGATATTTGGGATTGGTTCAAAGAGGAAGGAGGTCCTCCCGAGGGGTCTCCCCTTGCAATTTTTGCGAGCAGGATTGTTGGCTCCTTCCCTTTTCCTCTGCTTCTTTGCGATGAACGCCTTTCTATTCTTGCGGTGAATCGGCTCTTCAACAGGACTTTTATGATGAAGGGGGGGGATGGGAAAAATCTTGCCGACGTTCTCACTCACGAAGTGAAGATCGTTCGTCATAAGCAGGAAGAACCGATCACCGACTTGAATGCGATGCTGGATCAACGAAATCCGAAGGTGCTCTCGGGTCTCTTTCCGAAAATCGGGCAGAAGACCTTTCATCTTTATTCCCGAAAAATTTCAGTTGCCGGGGAGAAAGGCGTTCTCCTCGTCTTGCAGGATGTGACGGAGATGAGGGGACTGGAGGAGATGATCGACAGGAGCCGATATGAGCTTCTGTCGATCTTTGACGGGGTGGAAGATCCAATGGTTCTCATTGACAAAAACATGAGGATCCGCCGGATCAACCGCCGAATGCTTACAGTCCTCGGTGGAAGATCGTATCGGGATTTTGTGGGAAAGGCCTGTTATTTTAAACTTCATGGTTTGAACGAACCTTGTTCCGCATGTATGGTGCCTGAGAGTTTTCGTACCGGTGAGAAGAGGGAGAGGACCGGATTGCTGGAGAAGTCGCTGAAAGGGGATGAGTCCACCTATCAAATCATCTGCTATCCGATCAAGGATAACAAGGGAGAGGCAACCAGCATGGCCGAGTGTTATCGTGATATGACGGAGGTCGTGAAGATCAGGGAGGAGTTGTATGAGTCGGAGCGAAGCCGGGTCATGGAATCTTTTGCGGCGGGTGTCGCCCATGAGGTAAGGAATCCGCTTGCTGTGATCCAATCGAATGCCCAGCTTTGCCTGGATCAGGTAGGTGAAAAAGATAATGACTTGAAGGAAGGCCTGGAGGCGATTATCAAGAGTGTACAGACGGCCAATCGAGTCATTAAGGGCCTTATGAATTTTGCGCGGCCCCAGGAGGTGGAGTTCGAAAGGCAGTCAGTTGGACCGATCCTCAAAGAGGGGTTGGATCTCATTAAAGGGCGCGCCAGAAAACAGTCGGTCGGTCTAAAAATTTTAATTTTATCCAGACTCCCCAAAATAATCGTCGACAAGAAAAGGTTTTTGCAGGCCTATCTGAATTTCCTCTTAAACTCGCTTGATGCGATGCCCAAGGGAGGAAAGATCGAGGTTTCTGTAAAGAACAACCGGAAGGAAAAGAAAATGGAAATCCTTATCAAGGACACAGGAGAAGGTATTTCCGAAGAGATAATCCCCCGTGTTTTTCAGCCGTTCTACAGCACAAAAAAAGAGGGGTTGGGGTTAGGGTTACCGATTGCCGAAGGAATTATTCGATCCCATGGAGGGGAGGTTGTTTTCAAGAGTTGTCGTGGGAAGGGATGCGAGGTCAGGATAGAACTTCCTGTGTGAATTTCCTTGAAGGAGAAAGGCGGTTGTTTTACGGTTGCCTCAATGACTTCGAAGCGAACGATACTCGTTGTTGATGATGAAGTCGACCTCTGCACGGTCCTCCGAAAAATTCTGACAAGAGAGGGGTACTCCGTTTTGATAGCCCTCGAAGGGGGAAAAGTACTCCCCCTTCTTAAAAGAAATGTCGTTGATCTCGTTTTGCTTGATCTCAAGATGCCGAAAATGGACGGTATAGAGGTCCTCAAGGCGATCCGAAGAAAAATAAAAAAACCGATACCGGTTATCATCCTGACGGCCCATGGAAGTCTCTCCTCTGCGAGAGAGGCGATGGAGCTGGGATCTGTTGATTACCTGACGAAACCGTTCAATCTCCAGACAGTCAAAAAAGCGGTTCGGGAGGCACTCGGTGAGGACTAGGCGCAAGCTGGTCTATGTCCCGATCCTCCATACGACCTCTGACATGGGAAGTATGGCCGGCCCCATGAAAGAGGCCTACATCCAGAGGTTTGGCGAAAAGAAATGGCTGGAACATATCATGGTTATTGGCGAGATGTGGATCGGGCTTGCCCGCGAGGTAGAGGGACTGCATCTTCCTTACAAGAAACTGAAGATTTATCAAGATGGTCTCCCGGTCTGTGGCAAGGAGAGAGAGATTGTCGAAGATCTGGCAAGGCAGGGGAGTCCCAATCATCGACTCCTTTACCTCATGATGCGACGGGGGGCGACGGTTGTCGGGACGGAGGATGCCAAACTGCTCCTGGAAGAGTATAGCTATTTAAAAAGGATTGCCGAGACGAAGACACACCGTGAAAAAGAGAGGCTCCGGCTCGAATACGAAAAAAAGGCCCCGTCCTTGCTTAAGAAAAGAGACAACAAGATTGCCGAGAGAATTCTTTCGACCCTCAAGGAGGGCGAGGCCGGTATCCTCTTTATTGGACTGCTTCATCATGTGGATGAATTTCTGACTTCAAAGCTGGATATCAGCTATCTGATTCACCGTCTGCCGTTCCGGCGGAGCTTTGAAATGGAGATGGCGGTTTAGAGAGCTATATGTTATGGGAGAAGAAGTGGCCGAAAAAATTTTAATTATCGACGATGAAGAAGCTCTCTGCAGGACCCTCGATAAAATTCTCTCACAGGCAGGTTATGAGGTGGCCTGGAGGCGCAACAGCGCCGACGGCCTTAAGAGCCTTGGGGAATCGTCTCCGGCCTGTCTGCTTCTCGATCTAAAACTCCCGGATATTGATGGAATCAGTCTTTTAAGTGAGATTAAGGAGCAATATCCTCATGTTCCTGTGATCATACTGACCGCCCATGAGACGGTTAAAACCGCCGTTCTGGCGATGAAGAATGGGGCATTTCACTATCTTTCAAAGCCGTTTGATAATGAAGAATTAAAAGTGTTGGTCAGTAAGGCGGTGGAACAGTCGAGGTTGTACAGGCAACTGGAAGAATTGAAGGGTCGCCTCGGTGAGGAGGGGGGGCTTGAGTTGCAAATGGGGAGTTCACAAAAGATTCGAGAGGTTATCCGCTCGATTCATTCTGTTGCGCCCAGCAATCTAAGTGTCCTTATCTTTGGGGAATCGGGGTCCGGAAAGGAGTTGGTCGCTCGTTCTGTTCACCGTTTTTCTAAACAAAAGAATGGGCCGTTTGTCGCCGTTGATTGTGCCGCCATTCCGGAGACGCTCATTGAAAGTGAGCTCTTCGGTCATGAGAGGGGGGCGTTCACGGGAGCGGCCTGCCTCCAAAAAGGAAAATTCGAGATCTCCGATGGAGGGACAATTTTTCTGGATGAGGTGGAGAACATCCCTCTCGGCGTGCAGGCCAAGCTCCTCCGCTTTCTTGAAGAACATACCTTTCAGAGAATCGGCGGCAAACAGTCTATCCGCCCCTCGGTACGGGTCGTTGCGGCGAGCAACAGGGATCTTGAAGAGGCAACAAAATTGTCCGGCTTTCGTCTGGACCTGTTTTACCGCCTGAATGAGTTTCCCATACAGGTCCCCCCTCTGCGTGAGAGGCGTGAAGATATCCCGTTTCTTTGCAGTCTCTTTC is part of the Deltaproteobacteria bacterium genome and encodes:
- a CDS encoding PAS domain-containing protein; this encodes MSFLDDIWDWFKEEGGPPEGSPLAIFASRIVGSFPFPLLLCDERLSILAVNRLFNRTFMMKGGDGKNLADVLTHEVKIVRHKQEEPITDLNAMLDQRNPKVLSGLFPKIGQKTFHLYSRKISVAGEKGVLLVLQDVTEMRGLEEMIDRSRYELLSIFDGVEDPMVLIDKNMRIRRINRRMLTVLGGRSYRDFVGKACYFKLHGLNEPCSACMVPESFRTGEKRERTGLLEKSLKGDESTYQIICYPIKDNKGEATSMAECYRDMTEVVKIREELYESERSRVMESFAAGVAHEVRNPLAVIQSNAQLCLDQVGEKDNDLKEGLEAIIKSVQTANRVIKGLMNFARPQEVEFERQSVGPILKEGLDLIKGRARKQSVGLKILILSRLPKIIVDKKRFLQAYLNFLLNSLDAMPKGGKIEVSVKNNRKEKKMEILIKDTGEGISEEIIPRVFQPFYSTKKEGLGLGLPIAEGIIRSHGGEVVFKSCRGKGCEVRIELPV
- a CDS encoding nucleoside transporter, with translation MSVYNLVSLSGVFLLAFIAWIFSTDRRRVNLKLVVVGLLLQFSMGAFVFLFPPGTQALLFLSHITVKIIEASSAGIEFVFGPLGLPPGTEGSPGFILAFQALPTIIFFSALMGLLYYFRVMPFIIKLFAKVFTKLLGISGAESLCTTSNIFVGIEANTTVLPYLNQMTRSELHTILTAGMATIASSVMGIYVLLLQSHFPNIAGHLISASLISAPASIVMSKILLPETERPITLGTSIEPHYEREGNWMEAIINGATAGGKLVMGIIVLLVAFLGMVRLLNMGIGSIGGIHLETILAYPFYPLSLAIGVPPSDAMEIARLLGERMILTEIPAYQHLNDLLAHGALHDGRSAVIAAYALCGFAHLSSVAIFVGGTAALVPERTLTLAQIAMRSFLAATLACLMTAAVAGTFYGKGSLLFLAN
- a CDS encoding sigma-54-dependent Fis family transcriptional regulator, whose translation is MGEEVAEKILIIDDEEALCRTLDKILSQAGYEVAWRRNSADGLKSLGESSPACLLLDLKLPDIDGISLLSEIKEQYPHVPVIILTAHETVKTAVLAMKNGAFHYLSKPFDNEELKVLVSKAVEQSRLYRQLEELKGRLGEEGGLELQMGSSQKIREVIRSIHSVAPSNLSVLIFGESGSGKELVARSVHRFSKQKNGPFVAVDCAAIPETLIESELFGHERGAFTGAACLQKGKFEISDGGTIFLDEVENIPLGVQAKLLRFLEEHTFQRIGGKQSIRPSVRVVAASNRDLEEATKLSGFRLDLFYRLNEFPIQVPPLRERREDIPFLCSLFLHQYRDDIGKEINEIHPEALDKLLLYSFPGNVRELRNILRRAMILADHRIEMKDLPSEVRLFRNTASLSELHIPLQTGLPLKEAAHEAVVRIERALILEALTRSKQRKGKAAKLLGIDEKTLYNKMKEFDLKG
- a CDS encoding response regulator, coding for MTSKRTILVVDDEVDLCTVLRKILTREGYSVLIALEGGKVLPLLKRNVVDLVLLDLKMPKMDGIEVLKAIRRKIKKPIPVIILTAHGSLSSAREAMELGSVDYLTKPFNLQTVKKAVREALGED
- a CDS encoding beta-propeller fold lactonase family protein translates to MGRRLAYFLSWGPLITLCASLVSCSSTIGDPGTAAITTSTVAITATVNSPTSSSGRLSILGLELGKPTKQGVTQTAASGLTGTLYTLEGTNLGTAAITNGSFVLSPNLSSLKPSGITGTTWTTSLILVATNETGTIQIETYVEATITEGNTSQISLGTADIETTLASAALQKKIGCDWGGDCRTPASSLDPACYFRAMETASDQGDRTGEGLQDDMGLMKDMIQGVMARGSVTPAGLGYSSWSGVIKKALSGELSNNAISQLCAAASSTTGMDASACTSGYSNSAEAMEGLEEVIGTQLASDVGVEAVSSFSALTTASGSACDSIKSSANFNYTESLIGVILASSSPTTLEKTFSRTGMKVFLGLVEQYQNAGEFDLLQDAPEGIAAFLEGVDSFDLYFAGDGKLADAPIEGLYTLMNGIDASLTPDQRRDWGMSLEGLVNSVGGWNGMLKENGELDLDKLSYFDQYVEEGLERGTFDPDSANFASLGGVLESDFENVGENTSFRSCLGRGGTLESCGGSYTAGGVGVQQQNDNQVDTFYFAYAPNVMGNNISAYRLDATTGALTALSSSPFGAGSVPQRIAITPNSQCLYVNNQNNSSVLIKPITASTGALEEGSSASTGTTPWSSAVTPNGSFLYMLNYVSDDISGYSINGTTCALTPISGSPFVDSPTCDSPYEPVVHPNGKFLYVSNYDDGNISIFEINSSTGALTRYFGSPYPLNVMSLRGMAITPDGNFLYAVDDGTSTIWGFSVNASTGALNQLDLSPSELPNEKYLDLGDNAGLSDITIDPTGKFLYTVDTNDSNGLRAFAINTSNGFLTQISTYAVGGTTPTRVRLDPTGKFLYVVNPGSNNISGFTVNSSTGALTAISGSPFSAGSSPFDIKVISIAR
- a CDS encoding nucleotidyltransferase yields the protein MEFFELLKQIVKAEIRFVVVGGIAVNLHGIERPTKDIDLVVYLEEKNLLKFLKLMAKLDFQPKVPVGATEFADPKKRADWIKNKNMIVFSFCHSRDMMRVIDVFVKHPLPFGPMYRRKEMIVVDDIKIPVISILDLIKLKQKARRAQDRADIVMLQKVLRTRKEL
- a CDS encoding Rieske 2Fe-2S domain-containing protein — translated: MKKKEDPEGHSINLPRPFGVDYVPRKRRKSPDTRGKVFVGTIDEIPPGKARAVVLNNFRVAVFNLDGQFYAIKDACPHAEYPLSKGMVRGETVTCASHNWRFNIKTGLCLTYRQVRLRRASAACLVSGTFLNILSNPFVNRLLTGVKIGRSKGLKQTHSFNF